In Daphnia magna isolate NIES linkage group LG6, ASM2063170v1.1, whole genome shotgun sequence, the following are encoded in one genomic region:
- the LOC116924339 gene encoding uncharacterized protein LOC116924339 isoform X1, which translates to MQRIQQRRRRLCHSTRRCLLFSAVVFILIGIHRHHEGVEGAEVATNHGCPVTQFRCSTTGRCVNLNVFCDGRNDCGDNSDEPAQCTHCNRTYYAGIGESYRLLVAWPKLNQMPFLCYLTFMSATQEPPQLLQVRVDTATIGQYVVQQSKDEVNGRCPEGCMQILEGEMQLNQPKVAPSALNNGGTTNTSSGGWPGAWCGASITPRFYYADSKSVTFALHLQTIPQSLLQKSKSLLIAGDTLSSSSITAQQLHPILDLTYKILPRSSAVLRYGGGGGGGKGSKGSNMNQLGEPVAGTACSRLFRQCGILSGTTANDNDQEECRVQSPGYPGIYPRNAHCLYRISSPRPGAASPASANAGRHVVALWQNDGRKINLRDWNQPTRDAGHSQRTSRSTAECEASGDYITIYDGVNTLAPVLARFCDGPLPQVVSSSADVTVEFRSSPLDTIYAGWTAIEGFELKVRIMAAENLQPVISSASEIGRSTITGTSSSSSSSNNNNNNNKCQWNVTSSGLSRGQLHSPAQTWPLRTMCHFRFVGRADERVWIYFAKYHFEKENSKRRQQQHQCRNALRIAEGDGSGWDPSTANSSAVGNGTIRLFCRDTRPPPLCERQLPVVANARGSDRSTTTPPPPCLTGESFLSNGSTLSVQQHLPEGTAFSPWKYVLVYEFFRPHQDGQPLLDVGGSERPINCNRLFSVGRNQSSDGGAVELRGSVKSPQNVFLFGRGGARHLKCVYRFQGDETMRVAIEVTRLRLGGHPGTRCRNRLDPLTHQRRCHMLRSTAIHSSPKDNKNKNKNKNNNNGSSSSTAFLQLRERPWAGQAAGHQILLQRDCLCDTSGLQLPFRYVSTSSAVEVVFNVNGMTHADDYHDFFFEISYEFLGGPAAAGSSAGSNSHLKCASQSELKPLQGPGGIIKLDGLRGSGLTTSRQNSVCNRQSWLLLPRADRFLFLSTTGFVMNNQLDDAARDKQEQDQEEKEEEKKEKEEEEEESYSSDSIDCSTKNRVVVYSAGQVGGEPLAIICPSARSNRRPDGGVKIFSPTFEDDLAGERQDLEDDDEWRLGTQSALSIGGVVIEFIAIQSGSYTLKWLELTPQSLLAVNPFNNKSFRAIPHLGSVSSSPPQQAPAWFFCSTWCPELKACIDSQLWCDGVYDCPSGVDESDQQCHSTGSSDSSDDDNNNNNMSPTDNEPPTRISAWNVPKVYWYLIAAGSTLLSLFIVVSSVLVCRENGHHHFKQPEVVAGLSSPANISQSSQGSFPPAPVTALNDYVYPPDNVVSGVANVKIVVGGTKTESVDKVSSLYHYDKKMAVS; encoded by the exons ATGCAGCGGATTCAGCAACGTAGAAGACGGTTATGTCATTCGACTAGACGATGTTTGCTCTTTAGCGCAGTCGTGTTCATTCTAATCGGAATCCATCGTCATCATGAAGGCGTAGAAGGGGCTGAAGTAGCAACAAATCATGGCTGCCCAGTGACGCAATTTCGGTGTAGCACAACGGGCCGTTGTGTCAACCTCAACGTCTTCTGTGATGGCCGTAACGACTGCGGCGACAATTCAGACGAACCAGCTCAATGTACAC ATTGCAACCGAACATATTACGCAGGGATTGGCGAAAGCTACCGGCTTTTGGTGGCCTGGCCTAAACTTAATCAAATGCCATTCCTTTGCTATTTGACATTCATGTCAGCCACACAGGAACCGCCGCAACTACTGCAG GTGCGTGTGGATACGGCAACGATTGGCCAGTACGTTGTGCAGCAGAGCAAAGATGAAGTCAATGGCCGTTGCCCGGAAGGATGCATGCAGATCTTGGAAGGCGAGATGCAGCTCAATCAGCCTAAAGTGGCGCCCAGTGCATTGAATAATGGTGGCACGACCAACACTTCGAGTGGCGGATGGCCTGGTGCGTGGTGCGGTGCCTCCATTACTCCTCGCTTCTACTACGCGGATTCGAAATCCGTCACGTTCGCCCTGCATTTGCAAACAATTCCGCAAAGCTTGTTGCAGAAAAGCAAATCCTTGTTGATAGCTGGGGACACTTTATCGTCGTCATCCATCACGGCTCAACAACTTCATCCTATCCTCGATCTCACCTACAAGATCTTGCCCAGATCATCTGCCGTTCTCCG GTACGgtggcggcggcggtggcggcaAGGGCAGCAAGGGCAGCAATATGAATCAGCTGGGCGAGCCGGTGGCCGGCACCGCCTGTTCCAGACTGTTCCGCCAATGTGGCATTTTGTCAGGCACAACGGCAAACGATAACGACCAGGAAGAATGCCGCGTCCAGTCGCCTGGTTATCCAGGCATTTATCCGCGCAACGCCCATTGCCTCTATCGAATCTCGTCACCTCGACCTGGTGCGGCATCTCCCGCCTCGGCCAACGCCGGCCGCCACGTCGTCGCCCTGTGGCAGAATGACGGACGAAAAATCAACTTGCGCGATTGGAACCAACCGACGAGGGATGCGGGGCACAGTCAGCGCACGTCGAGATCGACAGCCGAATGCGAAGCGAGCGGAGACTACATCACCATTTACGACGGTGTCAACACTCTGGCGCCCGTTTTGGCTCGATTTTGCGACGGTCCGTTGCCTCAAGTCGTGTCCAGTTCGGCTGATGTGACGGTCGAATTTCGCAGTTCGCCACTGGACACGATCTACGCCGGCTGGACTGCCATCGAAGGCTTTGAATTGAAAGTGCGAATAATGGCCGCTGAAAATCTACAGCCGGTGATAAGCAGTGCAAGTGAGATTGGCCGGTCGACCATAACGGGTAccagtagcagcagcagcagcagcaacaacaacaacaacaacaacaagtgTCAGTGGAACGTGACGAGTAGCGGATTATCGCGCGGTCAATTGCATTCGCCGGCGCAGACGTGGCCGTTGCGGACCATGTGCCATTTTCGATTTGTCGGCAGAGCCGACGAACGTGTTTGGATCTATTTTGCCAAATATCATTTCGAAAAGGAAAACAGCAAgagacgacaacaacaacatcagtGCCGCAATGCCCTTAGGATAGCCGAAGGCGATGGAAGCGGATGGGATCCATCGACAGCCAATAGCAGCGCCGTCGGCAATGGAACGATTCGACTCTTTTGCCGTGACACGAGACCACCACCTCTTTGCGAGAGGCAATTGCCGGTGGTGGCCAATGCGAGAGGCTCGGATCGATCGACGACGACGCCACCGCCGCCGTGTCTGACCGGCGAGAGTTTTCTGTCGAACGGATCGACGTTGAGCGTTCAACAACATCTGCCGGAAGGAACAGCTTTTTCACCCTGGAAATACGTCCTAGTTTACGAATTTTTCCGCCCACATCAAGACGGCCAACCGTTGCTGGACGTTGGTGGCAGTGAGCGGCCGATCAACTGCAACAGACTTTTCAGTGTCGGACGGAATCAGTCATCAGATGGAGGTGCGGTGGAACTTCGCGGCAGCGTCAAATCGCctcaaaatgtttttctgtttGGCCGCGGCGGTGCCCGTCATCTCAA gtgcgTGTATCGGTTCCAGGGGGACGAGACGATGCGAGTGGCGATCGAAGTGACTCGATTGCGCCTTGGGGGACATCCTGGCACGCGTTGCCGGAATCGGCTGGATCCGCTGACCCATCAACGTCGCTGTCACATGTTACGCTCGACGGCAATTCATTCGTCACCGAAAgacaacaagaacaagaacaagaacaagaacaacaacaacgggTCGTCCTCTTCAACGGCGTTTCTTCAGTTGAGGGAAAGGCCGTGGGCCGGACAGGCTGCTGGACACCAGATACTGCTGCAAAGAGATTGCCTGTGTGACACGAGTGGCCTCCAGCTGCCCTTCCGTTACGTGTCGACGAGTAGCGCCGTCGAAGTTGTCTTCAACGTGAATGGAATGACTCACGCCGACGACTATCACGACTTCTTTTTCGAAATCTCTTACGAATTCCTAGGGGGTCCAGCTGCTGCTGGGAGTAGTGCTGGCAGCAATAGTCATCTGAAATGCGCCAGCCAATCGGAATTGAAGCCATTGCAAGGCCCAGGAGGAATCATCAAACTGGACGGACTGCGGGGCAGCGGATTGACGACCAGCCGGCAAAATTCCGTTTGCAATCGTCAGAGTTGGTTGCTCTTGCCCAGAGCCGACCGTTTCCTTTTCCTCTCCACCACGGGATTCGTCATGAATAATCAATTAGACGATGCAGCCAGAGACAAACAAGAACAggatcaagaagaaaaagaagaagaaaaaaaagaaaaagaagaagaagaagaagaatcttATAGCAGCGACAGTATCGATTGCTCCACGAAAAATCGAGTAGTCGTTTATTCAGCCGGACAAGTTGGAGGTGAGCCACTGGCCATCATTTGTCCATCTGCTCGATCCAACAGACGGCCGGACGGCGGTGTCAAGATATTCAGTCCGACATTCGAAGACGATTTGGCTGGAGAGAGGCAAGATTTGGAGGATGACGACGAATGGCGGCTGGGCACCCAATCGGCCCTTTCGATCGGAGGTGTCGTCATCGAGTTCATCGCCATTCAGAGCGGATCGTACACGTTGAAATGGCTGGAATTGACGCCGCAATCGCTGCTCGCCGTCAACCCGTTCAACAATAAATCGTTTCGTGCCATTCCTCATCTGGGCTCCGTTTCGTCATCGCCGCCACAGCAAGCGCCGGCTTGGTTCTTTTGCTCCACCTGGTGTCCGGAATTGAAAGCGTGCATCGACTCGCAACTGTGGTGCGACGGAGTTTACGATTGCCCGTCGGGTGTCGACGAATCGGACCAGCAATGCCACTCGACCGGCTCGTCCGACTCGTCcgacgacgacaacaacaacaacaacatgtcGCCCACGGATAACGAACCACCGACTCGCATCTCGGCGTGGAACGTGCCCAAAGTCTATTGGTATCTGATCGCAGCGGGCAGTACGTTACTGTCGCTCTTCATCGTCGTTTCCTCCGTGCTGGTGTGTCGCGAAAATGGCCATCATCATTTCAAACAGCCGGAAGTGGTGGCTGGTTTGTCTAGTCCGGCCAACATTTCGCAGTCGTCGCAAGGATCGTTTCCGCCGGCGCCAGTGACGGCCCTCAATGATTACGTTTACCCGCCCGATAACGTTGTGTCGGGTGTCGCCAATGTCAAGATCGTCGTTGGCGGCACGAAAACGGAAAGCGTCGACAAGGTGTCGTCCTTGTATCATTACGACAAGAAAATGGCCGTCTCTTGA
- the LOC116924339 gene encoding uncharacterized protein LOC116924339 isoform X2 — MPFLCYLTFMSATQEPPQLLQVRVDTATIGQYVVQQSKDEVNGRCPEGCMQILEGEMQLNQPKVAPSALNNGGTTNTSSGGWPGAWCGASITPRFYYADSKSVTFALHLQTIPQSLLQKSKSLLIAGDTLSSSSITAQQLHPILDLTYKILPRSSAVLRYGGGGGGGKGSKGSNMNQLGEPVAGTACSRLFRQCGILSGTTANDNDQEECRVQSPGYPGIYPRNAHCLYRISSPRPGAASPASANAGRHVVALWQNDGRKINLRDWNQPTRDAGHSQRTSRSTAECEASGDYITIYDGVNTLAPVLARFCDGPLPQVVSSSADVTVEFRSSPLDTIYAGWTAIEGFELKVRIMAAENLQPVISSASEIGRSTITGTSSSSSSSNNNNNNNKCQWNVTSSGLSRGQLHSPAQTWPLRTMCHFRFVGRADERVWIYFAKYHFEKENSKRRQQQHQCRNALRIAEGDGSGWDPSTANSSAVGNGTIRLFCRDTRPPPLCERQLPVVANARGSDRSTTTPPPPCLTGESFLSNGSTLSVQQHLPEGTAFSPWKYVLVYEFFRPHQDGQPLLDVGGSERPINCNRLFSVGRNQSSDGGAVELRGSVKSPQNVFLFGRGGARHLKCVYRFQGDETMRVAIEVTRLRLGGHPGTRCRNRLDPLTHQRRCHMLRSTAIHSSPKDNKNKNKNKNNNNGSSSSTAFLQLRERPWAGQAAGHQILLQRDCLCDTSGLQLPFRYVSTSSAVEVVFNVNGMTHADDYHDFFFEISYEFLGGPAAAGSSAGSNSHLKCASQSELKPLQGPGGIIKLDGLRGSGLTTSRQNSVCNRQSWLLLPRADRFLFLSTTGFVMNNQLDDAARDKQEQDQEEKEEEKKEKEEEEEESYSSDSIDCSTKNRVVVYSAGQVGGEPLAIICPSARSNRRPDGGVKIFSPTFEDDLAGERQDLEDDDEWRLGTQSALSIGGVVIEFIAIQSGSYTLKWLELTPQSLLAVNPFNNKSFRAIPHLGSVSSSPPQQAPAWFFCSTWCPELKACIDSQLWCDGVYDCPSGVDESDQQCHSTGSSDSSDDDNNNNNMSPTDNEPPTRISAWNVPKVYWYLIAAGSTLLSLFIVVSSVLVCRENGHHHFKQPEVVAGLSSPANISQSSQGSFPPAPVTALNDYVYPPDNVVSGVANVKIVVGGTKTESVDKVSSLYHYDKKMAVS, encoded by the exons ATGCCATTCCTTTGCTATTTGACATTCATGTCAGCCACACAGGAACCGCCGCAACTACTGCAG GTGCGTGTGGATACGGCAACGATTGGCCAGTACGTTGTGCAGCAGAGCAAAGATGAAGTCAATGGCCGTTGCCCGGAAGGATGCATGCAGATCTTGGAAGGCGAGATGCAGCTCAATCAGCCTAAAGTGGCGCCCAGTGCATTGAATAATGGTGGCACGACCAACACTTCGAGTGGCGGATGGCCTGGTGCGTGGTGCGGTGCCTCCATTACTCCTCGCTTCTACTACGCGGATTCGAAATCCGTCACGTTCGCCCTGCATTTGCAAACAATTCCGCAAAGCTTGTTGCAGAAAAGCAAATCCTTGTTGATAGCTGGGGACACTTTATCGTCGTCATCCATCACGGCTCAACAACTTCATCCTATCCTCGATCTCACCTACAAGATCTTGCCCAGATCATCTGCCGTTCTCCG GTACGgtggcggcggcggtggcggcaAGGGCAGCAAGGGCAGCAATATGAATCAGCTGGGCGAGCCGGTGGCCGGCACCGCCTGTTCCAGACTGTTCCGCCAATGTGGCATTTTGTCAGGCACAACGGCAAACGATAACGACCAGGAAGAATGCCGCGTCCAGTCGCCTGGTTATCCAGGCATTTATCCGCGCAACGCCCATTGCCTCTATCGAATCTCGTCACCTCGACCTGGTGCGGCATCTCCCGCCTCGGCCAACGCCGGCCGCCACGTCGTCGCCCTGTGGCAGAATGACGGACGAAAAATCAACTTGCGCGATTGGAACCAACCGACGAGGGATGCGGGGCACAGTCAGCGCACGTCGAGATCGACAGCCGAATGCGAAGCGAGCGGAGACTACATCACCATTTACGACGGTGTCAACACTCTGGCGCCCGTTTTGGCTCGATTTTGCGACGGTCCGTTGCCTCAAGTCGTGTCCAGTTCGGCTGATGTGACGGTCGAATTTCGCAGTTCGCCACTGGACACGATCTACGCCGGCTGGACTGCCATCGAAGGCTTTGAATTGAAAGTGCGAATAATGGCCGCTGAAAATCTACAGCCGGTGATAAGCAGTGCAAGTGAGATTGGCCGGTCGACCATAACGGGTAccagtagcagcagcagcagcagcaacaacaacaacaacaacaacaagtgTCAGTGGAACGTGACGAGTAGCGGATTATCGCGCGGTCAATTGCATTCGCCGGCGCAGACGTGGCCGTTGCGGACCATGTGCCATTTTCGATTTGTCGGCAGAGCCGACGAACGTGTTTGGATCTATTTTGCCAAATATCATTTCGAAAAGGAAAACAGCAAgagacgacaacaacaacatcagtGCCGCAATGCCCTTAGGATAGCCGAAGGCGATGGAAGCGGATGGGATCCATCGACAGCCAATAGCAGCGCCGTCGGCAATGGAACGATTCGACTCTTTTGCCGTGACACGAGACCACCACCTCTTTGCGAGAGGCAATTGCCGGTGGTGGCCAATGCGAGAGGCTCGGATCGATCGACGACGACGCCACCGCCGCCGTGTCTGACCGGCGAGAGTTTTCTGTCGAACGGATCGACGTTGAGCGTTCAACAACATCTGCCGGAAGGAACAGCTTTTTCACCCTGGAAATACGTCCTAGTTTACGAATTTTTCCGCCCACATCAAGACGGCCAACCGTTGCTGGACGTTGGTGGCAGTGAGCGGCCGATCAACTGCAACAGACTTTTCAGTGTCGGACGGAATCAGTCATCAGATGGAGGTGCGGTGGAACTTCGCGGCAGCGTCAAATCGCctcaaaatgtttttctgtttGGCCGCGGCGGTGCCCGTCATCTCAA gtgcgTGTATCGGTTCCAGGGGGACGAGACGATGCGAGTGGCGATCGAAGTGACTCGATTGCGCCTTGGGGGACATCCTGGCACGCGTTGCCGGAATCGGCTGGATCCGCTGACCCATCAACGTCGCTGTCACATGTTACGCTCGACGGCAATTCATTCGTCACCGAAAgacaacaagaacaagaacaagaacaagaacaacaacaacgggTCGTCCTCTTCAACGGCGTTTCTTCAGTTGAGGGAAAGGCCGTGGGCCGGACAGGCTGCTGGACACCAGATACTGCTGCAAAGAGATTGCCTGTGTGACACGAGTGGCCTCCAGCTGCCCTTCCGTTACGTGTCGACGAGTAGCGCCGTCGAAGTTGTCTTCAACGTGAATGGAATGACTCACGCCGACGACTATCACGACTTCTTTTTCGAAATCTCTTACGAATTCCTAGGGGGTCCAGCTGCTGCTGGGAGTAGTGCTGGCAGCAATAGTCATCTGAAATGCGCCAGCCAATCGGAATTGAAGCCATTGCAAGGCCCAGGAGGAATCATCAAACTGGACGGACTGCGGGGCAGCGGATTGACGACCAGCCGGCAAAATTCCGTTTGCAATCGTCAGAGTTGGTTGCTCTTGCCCAGAGCCGACCGTTTCCTTTTCCTCTCCACCACGGGATTCGTCATGAATAATCAATTAGACGATGCAGCCAGAGACAAACAAGAACAggatcaagaagaaaaagaagaagaaaaaaaagaaaaagaagaagaagaagaagaatcttATAGCAGCGACAGTATCGATTGCTCCACGAAAAATCGAGTAGTCGTTTATTCAGCCGGACAAGTTGGAGGTGAGCCACTGGCCATCATTTGTCCATCTGCTCGATCCAACAGACGGCCGGACGGCGGTGTCAAGATATTCAGTCCGACATTCGAAGACGATTTGGCTGGAGAGAGGCAAGATTTGGAGGATGACGACGAATGGCGGCTGGGCACCCAATCGGCCCTTTCGATCGGAGGTGTCGTCATCGAGTTCATCGCCATTCAGAGCGGATCGTACACGTTGAAATGGCTGGAATTGACGCCGCAATCGCTGCTCGCCGTCAACCCGTTCAACAATAAATCGTTTCGTGCCATTCCTCATCTGGGCTCCGTTTCGTCATCGCCGCCACAGCAAGCGCCGGCTTGGTTCTTTTGCTCCACCTGGTGTCCGGAATTGAAAGCGTGCATCGACTCGCAACTGTGGTGCGACGGAGTTTACGATTGCCCGTCGGGTGTCGACGAATCGGACCAGCAATGCCACTCGACCGGCTCGTCCGACTCGTCcgacgacgacaacaacaacaacaacatgtcGCCCACGGATAACGAACCACCGACTCGCATCTCGGCGTGGAACGTGCCCAAAGTCTATTGGTATCTGATCGCAGCGGGCAGTACGTTACTGTCGCTCTTCATCGTCGTTTCCTCCGTGCTGGTGTGTCGCGAAAATGGCCATCATCATTTCAAACAGCCGGAAGTGGTGGCTGGTTTGTCTAGTCCGGCCAACATTTCGCAGTCGTCGCAAGGATCGTTTCCGCCGGCGCCAGTGACGGCCCTCAATGATTACGTTTACCCGCCCGATAACGTTGTGTCGGGTGTCGCCAATGTCAAGATCGTCGTTGGCGGCACGAAAACGGAAAGCGTCGACAAGGTGTCGTCCTTGTATCATTACGACAAGAAAATGGCCGTCTCTTGA
- the LOC116924339 gene encoding uncharacterized protein LOC116924339 isoform X3: protein MLPATTKVAEAFAVFSYCGLVRVDTATIGQYVVQQSKDEVNGRCPEGCMQILEGEMQLNQPKVAPSALNNGGTTNTSSGGWPGAWCGASITPRFYYADSKSVTFALHLQTIPQSLLQKSKSLLIAGDTLSSSSITAQQLHPILDLTYKILPRSSAVLRYGGGGGGGKGSKGSNMNQLGEPVAGTACSRLFRQCGILSGTTANDNDQEECRVQSPGYPGIYPRNAHCLYRISSPRPGAASPASANAGRHVVALWQNDGRKINLRDWNQPTRDAGHSQRTSRSTAECEASGDYITIYDGVNTLAPVLARFCDGPLPQVVSSSADVTVEFRSSPLDTIYAGWTAIEGFELKVRIMAAENLQPVISSASEIGRSTITGTSSSSSSSNNNNNNNKCQWNVTSSGLSRGQLHSPAQTWPLRTMCHFRFVGRADERVWIYFAKYHFEKENSKRRQQQHQCRNALRIAEGDGSGWDPSTANSSAVGNGTIRLFCRDTRPPPLCERQLPVVANARGSDRSTTTPPPPCLTGESFLSNGSTLSVQQHLPEGTAFSPWKYVLVYEFFRPHQDGQPLLDVGGSERPINCNRLFSVGRNQSSDGGAVELRGSVKSPQNVFLFGRGGARHLKCVYRFQGDETMRVAIEVTRLRLGGHPGTRCRNRLDPLTHQRRCHMLRSTAIHSSPKDNKNKNKNKNNNNGSSSSTAFLQLRERPWAGQAAGHQILLQRDCLCDTSGLQLPFRYVSTSSAVEVVFNVNGMTHADDYHDFFFEISYEFLGGPAAAGSSAGSNSHLKCASQSELKPLQGPGGIIKLDGLRGSGLTTSRQNSVCNRQSWLLLPRADRFLFLSTTGFVMNNQLDDAARDKQEQDQEEKEEEKKEKEEEEEESYSSDSIDCSTKNRVVVYSAGQVGGEPLAIICPSARSNRRPDGGVKIFSPTFEDDLAGERQDLEDDDEWRLGTQSALSIGGVVIEFIAIQSGSYTLKWLELTPQSLLAVNPFNNKSFRAIPHLGSVSSSPPQQAPAWFFCSTWCPELKACIDSQLWCDGVYDCPSGVDESDQQCHSTGSSDSSDDDNNNNNMSPTDNEPPTRISAWNVPKVYWYLIAAGSTLLSLFIVVSSVLVCRENGHHHFKQPEVVAGLSSPANISQSSQGSFPPAPVTALNDYVYPPDNVVSGVANVKIVVGGTKTESVDKVSSLYHYDKKMAVS from the exons ATGCTGCCAGCCACAACAAAAGTTGCTGAGGCATTTGCTGTCTTTTCCTATTGTGGCCTC GTGCGTGTGGATACGGCAACGATTGGCCAGTACGTTGTGCAGCAGAGCAAAGATGAAGTCAATGGCCGTTGCCCGGAAGGATGCATGCAGATCTTGGAAGGCGAGATGCAGCTCAATCAGCCTAAAGTGGCGCCCAGTGCATTGAATAATGGTGGCACGACCAACACTTCGAGTGGCGGATGGCCTGGTGCGTGGTGCGGTGCCTCCATTACTCCTCGCTTCTACTACGCGGATTCGAAATCCGTCACGTTCGCCCTGCATTTGCAAACAATTCCGCAAAGCTTGTTGCAGAAAAGCAAATCCTTGTTGATAGCTGGGGACACTTTATCGTCGTCATCCATCACGGCTCAACAACTTCATCCTATCCTCGATCTCACCTACAAGATCTTGCCCAGATCATCTGCCGTTCTCCG GTACGgtggcggcggcggtggcggcaAGGGCAGCAAGGGCAGCAATATGAATCAGCTGGGCGAGCCGGTGGCCGGCACCGCCTGTTCCAGACTGTTCCGCCAATGTGGCATTTTGTCAGGCACAACGGCAAACGATAACGACCAGGAAGAATGCCGCGTCCAGTCGCCTGGTTATCCAGGCATTTATCCGCGCAACGCCCATTGCCTCTATCGAATCTCGTCACCTCGACCTGGTGCGGCATCTCCCGCCTCGGCCAACGCCGGCCGCCACGTCGTCGCCCTGTGGCAGAATGACGGACGAAAAATCAACTTGCGCGATTGGAACCAACCGACGAGGGATGCGGGGCACAGTCAGCGCACGTCGAGATCGACAGCCGAATGCGAAGCGAGCGGAGACTACATCACCATTTACGACGGTGTCAACACTCTGGCGCCCGTTTTGGCTCGATTTTGCGACGGTCCGTTGCCTCAAGTCGTGTCCAGTTCGGCTGATGTGACGGTCGAATTTCGCAGTTCGCCACTGGACACGATCTACGCCGGCTGGACTGCCATCGAAGGCTTTGAATTGAAAGTGCGAATAATGGCCGCTGAAAATCTACAGCCGGTGATAAGCAGTGCAAGTGAGATTGGCCGGTCGACCATAACGGGTAccagtagcagcagcagcagcagcaacaacaacaacaacaacaacaagtgTCAGTGGAACGTGACGAGTAGCGGATTATCGCGCGGTCAATTGCATTCGCCGGCGCAGACGTGGCCGTTGCGGACCATGTGCCATTTTCGATTTGTCGGCAGAGCCGACGAACGTGTTTGGATCTATTTTGCCAAATATCATTTCGAAAAGGAAAACAGCAAgagacgacaacaacaacatcagtGCCGCAATGCCCTTAGGATAGCCGAAGGCGATGGAAGCGGATGGGATCCATCGACAGCCAATAGCAGCGCCGTCGGCAATGGAACGATTCGACTCTTTTGCCGTGACACGAGACCACCACCTCTTTGCGAGAGGCAATTGCCGGTGGTGGCCAATGCGAGAGGCTCGGATCGATCGACGACGACGCCACCGCCGCCGTGTCTGACCGGCGAGAGTTTTCTGTCGAACGGATCGACGTTGAGCGTTCAACAACATCTGCCGGAAGGAACAGCTTTTTCACCCTGGAAATACGTCCTAGTTTACGAATTTTTCCGCCCACATCAAGACGGCCAACCGTTGCTGGACGTTGGTGGCAGTGAGCGGCCGATCAACTGCAACAGACTTTTCAGTGTCGGACGGAATCAGTCATCAGATGGAGGTGCGGTGGAACTTCGCGGCAGCGTCAAATCGCctcaaaatgtttttctgtttGGCCGCGGCGGTGCCCGTCATCTCAA gtgcgTGTATCGGTTCCAGGGGGACGAGACGATGCGAGTGGCGATCGAAGTGACTCGATTGCGCCTTGGGGGACATCCTGGCACGCGTTGCCGGAATCGGCTGGATCCGCTGACCCATCAACGTCGCTGTCACATGTTACGCTCGACGGCAATTCATTCGTCACCGAAAgacaacaagaacaagaacaagaacaagaacaacaacaacgggTCGTCCTCTTCAACGGCGTTTCTTCAGTTGAGGGAAAGGCCGTGGGCCGGACAGGCTGCTGGACACCAGATACTGCTGCAAAGAGATTGCCTGTGTGACACGAGTGGCCTCCAGCTGCCCTTCCGTTACGTGTCGACGAGTAGCGCCGTCGAAGTTGTCTTCAACGTGAATGGAATGACTCACGCCGACGACTATCACGACTTCTTTTTCGAAATCTCTTACGAATTCCTAGGGGGTCCAGCTGCTGCTGGGAGTAGTGCTGGCAGCAATAGTCATCTGAAATGCGCCAGCCAATCGGAATTGAAGCCATTGCAAGGCCCAGGAGGAATCATCAAACTGGACGGACTGCGGGGCAGCGGATTGACGACCAGCCGGCAAAATTCCGTTTGCAATCGTCAGAGTTGGTTGCTCTTGCCCAGAGCCGACCGTTTCCTTTTCCTCTCCACCACGGGATTCGTCATGAATAATCAATTAGACGATGCAGCCAGAGACAAACAAGAACAggatcaagaagaaaaagaagaagaaaaaaaagaaaaagaagaagaagaagaagaatcttATAGCAGCGACAGTATCGATTGCTCCACGAAAAATCGAGTAGTCGTTTATTCAGCCGGACAAGTTGGAGGTGAGCCACTGGCCATCATTTGTCCATCTGCTCGATCCAACAGACGGCCGGACGGCGGTGTCAAGATATTCAGTCCGACATTCGAAGACGATTTGGCTGGAGAGAGGCAAGATTTGGAGGATGACGACGAATGGCGGCTGGGCACCCAATCGGCCCTTTCGATCGGAGGTGTCGTCATCGAGTTCATCGCCATTCAGAGCGGATCGTACACGTTGAAATGGCTGGAATTGACGCCGCAATCGCTGCTCGCCGTCAACCCGTTCAACAATAAATCGTTTCGTGCCATTCCTCATCTGGGCTCCGTTTCGTCATCGCCGCCACAGCAAGCGCCGGCTTGGTTCTTTTGCTCCACCTGGTGTCCGGAATTGAAAGCGTGCATCGACTCGCAACTGTGGTGCGACGGAGTTTACGATTGCCCGTCGGGTGTCGACGAATCGGACCAGCAATGCCACTCGACCGGCTCGTCCGACTCGTCcgacgacgacaacaacaacaacaacatgtcGCCCACGGATAACGAACCACCGACTCGCATCTCGGCGTGGAACGTGCCCAAAGTCTATTGGTATCTGATCGCAGCGGGCAGTACGTTACTGTCGCTCTTCATCGTCGTTTCCTCCGTGCTGGTGTGTCGCGAAAATGGCCATCATCATTTCAAACAGCCGGAAGTGGTGGCTGGTTTGTCTAGTCCGGCCAACATTTCGCAGTCGTCGCAAGGATCGTTTCCGCCGGCGCCAGTGACGGCCCTCAATGATTACGTTTACCCGCCCGATAACGTTGTGTCGGGTGTCGCCAATGTCAAGATCGTCGTTGGCGGCACGAAAACGGAAAGCGTCGACAAGGTGTCGTCCTTGTATCATTACGACAAGAAAATGGCCGTCTCTTGA